GCCCGTCCGGACTCACGGCCGAGGGCAGGGGAATCCGGTCCACCAGGGCCGCCGCCTCGTCCAGGGCCTCGGCCAGCAGGTCGGGGTCCCGATCGAACACCTCGGGCGCCCGCTCGGCGGCCTGGGCCCTGCGGGCCTCGGTGGCGGCCTCGTCCGGCAGGGCGAAGTCCCGCTGCGCCTTGACGTTCTCCCGGGCGACCTCGCCGGGCGCGTACAGGGGGACCCGCTTGGCGAAGGGAAGACCGGTCACCACCGCGGCCAGGGACGCCAGCCCCAGGAGCAGCAGCGTCGACACGGCGCGTCGCCGGGCGGGAGAACCGGTTGGGACGCCGGACCGGCGGGTGGGTCGGGATGGGAACATGAAGCCTCCGAGTCAGGGCATGCTAAGGCACGGTCGGGGGGGAGTCAAGATCCGCGGAATCCATCGGAAACAGCGGTTGTTTCGGTCGGATCCCTGTGGTACGGTTCGGCAAACTCTCTAAATGAGAAGTCCCTTTAGGCTCCCTGCGGAGCCGGACAACAGGCAATGCCGTGACGGGTGACGAGTGACGGCGGCGGGCATGGGTTTCAGGGGCCAGAATTCAGAAGTCGGTGGACAGGGAGAAGGCTCTTCGGTCCCCCGAGAGGATCCCCCCGGGAACCCGAGCTGCTTTTCGGGATTTCCTGTCTCCTGTCCGCTGAATTCTGGTTCCTGAAACCCATGCCCCCGGACCATGAGGTGCAGGCGAAGAGGCATGGTAATGCTTAGAGCGTGTGGGAATCGGGGAGGTTTTCAAGCCTCCCAGCGTCCCAGCCTCCTAGCGTCCTAGCGGAAGTCACTTGGAAGGAGGTTGTCCGTGGCACCGGGTTCCGGGCTTCGAGAGGAACTGGAAGAGATCAACCGGGAACTGCGCAAGACGTTCCTGAAGCTCCAGTCGCTTCTGGAAAAGAAGCAGCGGGCGCTCCGAGAGGCCGAGATCCTGGAGGACGAGCAGGAACAGGAGCGGTTGTCCGAGGTTGTCCTCCAGATCGAGAAGAAGCTCCGCGAGATCCGTCAGATCGGCATCCTTCCCCCTTCCACGACCCCGTGATGGCTCCCCTGCGAAGACTTCTGGTGATCGCTCCAGACGGGCCCTGGGTCCCGGCCCGGGAGGCCGGGGTGGGGGCGTTTCGTCTCGAGGTCAGCCGCGTGGATTCGCCGGAGCTCGCCCCGCCGGGGCCGTGGGACGTGGTGGCCTTCCGCACCGACGCGTTCGGGAAGGCCGGCCCCGAGGAGATCCTGGCGTGGCTTCGGCGGGCGGCGCCCGAGGCCACGGTCCTGCCGGTGGCCGTGCGGCCCGACCCACGTCAGGCCTTGATCTACCTGAAGAACGGCGCCTACGAGTACCTGGAGGAGCCGCTCGATCCCCCCGAGTTCCTGCGGGCCCTGGCCGAGGCCGTGGAGAACCGGGAGGCGTTCCGCGAGATCCTGGAGATGAACCGGACCCTGGAGGCCCAGGCCAGCCAGCTGCGCCGGGAGAAGGAGGAGCTGGAGCGGCGCAACCGGGAGCTGCAGGCAGTGAGCCGGCTGGCCCAGGACCTGGCCGCCTCGTTGGAGCCCCAAGAGGTGGTGGACCGGTTGGGGGCGCGGCTTCGTGAGGTGTTCGGGGACCGCTCGGTGCGCATCGGCCTGTGGGGCCGGGTCCCTGGCGGGCTGGCCTTGGTGGGCGGAGCCTCGGGCCCCGGCGTGGAGGACGCGCCCGGGCCGTGGGCCACCAGGGTCCTCCGGGGCGAGGAGGTGCGTCAGCCGGCCCGGGACGGGGGGGCGGAGCTGGTGGTCGTGCCGATGAGGGCCCGGGACCGGGTGGTGGGGTTCCTGGCGTTGGAAGGGAACTCGCAGCCGGTGCCCGAACACGAGATGGAGATCCTGCGAATCTTCGCCGACACCGCGGCCATCGCCCTGGAGAACGCCCGGCTGTACCAGGCCATGCGGGACCTGTCGGTGCGCGACGAGCTCACGGGCCTGTTCAACCGGCGGTACTTCCAGGAGCGGCTCCGGGCCGAGTGGAACCACGCCACCCGCCACGAGATCCCCCTGGCCCTCCTGATCATCGACATCGACCACTTCAAGCGGCTGAACGACGGCAACGACCACCTGACCGGTGACGCGGCCCTGCGCAAGCTGGCCGAGCTCCTCACCCGCAACACCCGGGGCATCGATACGGTGGCCCGGTACGGCGGAGAGGAGTTCGTCGTGATCCTGCCCCGCACCGGCCGGGAGGGGGCCCTGGCCGCGGCCGAGAAGCTCCGGCGGGCGGTGGCCCGGACCCGCTTCCCCGGCGAGGACGCGGTGCCGGGGGGCAAGCTGACCGTGAGCATCGGCGCGGCGTGGTACCCGGGGGCGTCCGGTTCGGCGGAGGAGCTGCTGGCCCGGGCCGACCACGCCCTGTACGAGGCCAAGGAGTCGGGCCGAAACCGAACCCGCCTGTGGGGCGCCCCCGACGAGTCCCGGGCCAGCGCCTGATCGGGGCCTTCGGCCCGCTGGGCGGCCGGGCTAAGCAGCTAGGCGCCGGAGCCGTCACCGTCACCGGTCACCCATCACGCTCCTTCCCCTTGCCCGGCCCCCCGGGGGCCGAGGGGACGCTCCGTTCCACGGAGCCGCTCCCCTGCCGCGTAAGGCGGCGCCTGCCTCCCCGACCCATCGTCGTCTCGAACGACCGGCACCAAACAAAACGATGAGGCGGCGCCAATCATGGGACATTCCGGTGTGGGAACGGCGAGCGTGCTCGTGCTCGCGGCGTGGGTGGGGACGGGCGTGGCGGGGGGCGGCGGCGCAGCAGGGGAGACGGTGCGGGTCTACTCGGTGGCGCGGGGCGGGTTCGCGGAGGTCGAGCCGCTGGAACTTACGGACGCCGAGTGGCAGAGGCGGCTCACGCCCGAACAGTACCGGGTGCTTCGGCGGCAGGGCACCGAGCGGGCGTTCTCGGGGGCCCACTGGGACCGCCACGACAAAGGCCTGTACCGGTGCGCCGGGTGCGGCACGGACCTGTTCCTGTCGGAGCACAAGTTCGACTCCGGCACGGGGTGGCCGAGCTTCTGGCGGCCCGTGGCCGAGGCCGTGGACGCCCTGGGCCTGCCGGCCCCGGTGCGGCGGGTGGCCCTCGAGGCCCTGGGGCTGCCTCCTCTGGGCTGAGCCC
This is a stretch of genomic DNA from Deferrisoma camini S3R1. It encodes these proteins:
- a CDS encoding GGDEF domain-containing response regulator produces the protein MIAPDGPWVPAREAGVGAFRLEVSRVDSPELAPPGPWDVVAFRTDAFGKAGPEEILAWLRRAAPEATVLPVAVRPDPRQALIYLKNGAYEYLEEPLDPPEFLRALAEAVENREAFREILEMNRTLEAQASQLRREKEELERRNRELQAVSRLAQDLAASLEPQEVVDRLGARLREVFGDRSVRIGLWGRVPGGLALVGGASGPGVEDAPGPWATRVLRGEEVRQPARDGGAELVVVPMRARDRVVGFLALEGNSQPVPEHEMEILRIFADTAAIALENARLYQAMRDLSVRDELTGLFNRRYFQERLRAEWNHATRHEIPLALLIIDIDHFKRLNDGNDHLTGDAALRKLAELLTRNTRGIDTVARYGGEEFVVILPRTGREGALAAAEKLRRAVARTRFPGEDAVPGGKLTVSIGAAWYPGASGSAEELLARADHALYEAKESGRNRTRLWGAPDESRASA
- the msrB gene encoding peptide-methionine (R)-S-oxide reductase; this encodes MGHSGVGTASVLVLAAWVGTGVAGGGGAAGETVRVYSVARGGFAEVEPLELTDAEWQRRLTPEQYRVLRRQGTERAFSGAHWDRHDKGLYRCAGCGTDLFLSEHKFDSGTGWPSFWRPVAEAVDALGLPAPVRRVALEALGLPPLG